Proteins found in one Bicyclus anynana chromosome 26, ilBicAnyn1.1, whole genome shotgun sequence genomic segment:
- the LOC112053720 gene encoding protein hu-li tai shao isoform X7, with translation MADTEAETLPNGTGPLSAEEEDRLKQRPADIDADVREMERRKRVEALMSSKLFREELERVLDQQMHEGNDAPLLQRIREMVGGRLHTGSLRGPSCVLPINDIRGIEGVGYEKGEKILRCKLAAVYRLVDLFGWTQSISGQITARLNTAVEQVLTTPRGLLPHEVTASSLVKVDMQGAVQDQGTTNFPVNVEGFSLHASVHAARPDVRCVLHVRSAGALAVSATRRGLLPLCHEAALLGDVAYHRVPNGLLDNEEQEKLVRALGPHAKILMLSGGGALCCGATLEEAFYQAKNLNAACEVQLRLASLPLDELTLLDEETRRQMYESSRKPPTDAAKWRVGGEEFEALMRMLDNAGFRTGYIYRHPLVKNDVPRPKNDVEVPPAVSSLGYLLEEEELYKQGLWKKGGAKAGERTRWLNSPNVYQKVEVLETGTTDPKKITKWVDANNDEWVQDGSPAHSSTPVKIDTLQFVPKNTNPKEFKQLQQQIKENRRADKISAGPQSHILEGVTWDEAAKLVGEDAANTHTGDHVVLMGAASKGIIQRGYQHNATMYSAPYARNPFDHVTDNEIDDYRRTVERKQRPDYDTDISESEAVSAAQVTSPNTAPSDTEDESRDEQRVLRIETKQVPVRSQPEVVLSDGEHTVNGDHSDAHQSTFSHSSKEGSPSKEVSTEESPKKDKKKKKGLRTPSFLKKKKEKKKDKSATPQPA, from the exons ATGGCGGACACTGAGGCGGAGACGCTGCCCAACGGCACTGGGCCGCTGTCGGCCGAGGAGGAGGACCGGCTCAAGCAGCGCCCCGCCGACATCGACGCC GACGTGCGCGAGATGGAGCGGCGCAAGCGCGTGGAGGCGCTGATGTCGTCCAAGCTGTTCCGCGAGGAGCTGGAGCGCGTGCTGGACCAGCAGATGCACGAGGGCAACGACGCGCCGCTGCTGCAGCGCATCCGCGAGATGGTGGGCGGCCGGCTGCACACGGGCAGCCTCAGG GGTCCCAGCTGCGTGTTGCCCATAAATGACATCAGAGGCATCGAAGGCGTGGGCTACGAGAAAGGAGAAAAGATACTGCGGTGCAAGCTGGCTGCGGTCTACCGTTTAGTGGACCTCTTTGGATGGACTCAAA GCATCAGCGGCCAGATCACCGCGCGCCTCAATACCGCCGTGGAGCAGGTGCTCACGACGCCCCGGGGCCTCTTGCCGCACGAGGTGACCGCCTCGTCGCTGGTCAAAGTGGACATGCAGGGCGCCGTGCAGGACCAGggcaccaccaacttccccGTCAACGTCGAAG GGTTCTCCCTCCACGCGTCCGTGCACGCGGCGCGGCCGGACGTGCGCTGCGTGCTGCACGTGCGCTCGGCCGGCGCGCTGGCCGTGTCCGCCACGCGGCGCGGGCTGCTGCCGCTGTGCCACGAGGCGGCGCTGCTGGGGGACGTGGCCTACCACCGCGTGCCCAACG GTCTTCTGGACAATGAGGAACAGGAGAAGCTCGTCCGAGCCCTGGGCCCTCACGCCAAGATCCTGATGCTGTCCGGAGGCGGCGCGCTGTGCTGCGGGGCGACCCTGGAGGAGGCCTTCTACCAGGCCAAGAACTTGAACGCCGCCTGCGAGGTCCAGCTGCGCCTGGCCTCGCTGCCGCTGGATGAATTGACGCTTCTGGACGAGGAGACTAGGAGACAG ATGTACGAGTCGTCGCGCAAGCCGCCCACGGACGCGGCCAAGTGGCGCGTGGGCGGGGAGGAGTTCGAGGCGCTCATGCGCATGCTGGACAACGCCGGCTTCCGCACCGGCTACATCTACCGCCACCCGCTCGTCAAG AACGACGTGCCCCGGCCCAAGAACGACGTGGAGGTGCCACCCGCCGTGTCCTCTCTGGGATACTTGCTGGAGGAGGAGGAGCTCTACAAGCAGGG CCTATGGAAGAAGGGCGGCGCTAAAGCGGGAGAGCGCACCCGCTGGCTCAACTCGCCCAACGTGTACCAGAAGGTTGAGGTGCTGGAGACGGGCACCACCGACCCCAAGAAGATCACCAAG TGGGTCGACGCTAACAACGACGAG TGGGTGCAAGACGGTTCGCCGGCGCACTCCAGCACGCCGGTGAAGATCGACACGCTTCAGTTCGTGCCCAAGAACACCAACCCCAAGGAGTTCAAGCAGTTGCAGCAACAG ATCAAGGAGAACCGGCGCGCAGACAAGATCAGCGCGGGCCCGCAGAGCCACATCCTGGAGGGCGTGACGTGGGACGAGGCGGCCAAGCTGGTGGGCGAGGACGCCGCCAACACGCACACCGGCGACCACGTC GTGCTAATGGGCGCAGCGTCGAAGGGCATCATCCAGCGCGGCTACCAGCACAACGCGACCATGTACAGCGCGCCGTACGCGCGGAACCCCTTCGACCACGTCACCGACAACGAGATCGACGACTACCGGCGCACCGTCGAGCGAAAGCAGCGCCCCGACT ACGACACAGACATATCGGAGTCGGAGGCGGTGAGCGCGGCGCAAGTGACGTCACCCAACACTGCGCCCTCTGACACCGAGGACGAGTCGCGAGACG AACAACGCGTTCTCCGGATAGAAACCAAGCAGGTGCCGGTGCGCAGTCAGCCAGAGGTCGTCCTAAGCGATG
- the LOC112053720 gene encoding protein hu-li tai shao isoform X1: protein MADTEAETLPNGTGPLSAEEEDRLKQRPADIDADVREMERRKRVEALMSSKLFREELERVLDQQMHEGNDAPLLQRIREMVGGRLHTGSLRGPSCVLPINDIRGIEGVGYEKGEKILRCKLAAVYRLVDLFGWTQTGISGQITARLNTAVEQVLTTPRGLLPHEVTASSLVKVDMQGAVQDQGTTNFPVNVEGFSLHASVHAARPDVRCVLHVRSAGALAVSATRRGLLPLCHEAALLGDVAYHRVPNGLLDNEEQEKLVRALGPHAKILMLSGGGALCCGATLEEAFYQAKNLNAACEVQLRLASLPLDELTLLDEETRRQMYESSRKPPTDAAKWRVGGEEFEALMRMLDNAGFRTGYIYRHPLVKNDVPRPKNDVEVPPAVSSLGYLLEEEELYKQGLWKKGGAKAGERTRWLNSPNVYQKVEVLETGTTDPKKITKWVDANNDEWVQDGSPAHSSTPVKIDTLQFVPKNTNPKEFKQLQQQIKENRRADKISAGPQSHILEGVTWDEAAKLVGEDAANTHTGDHVVLMGAASKGIIQRGYQHNATMYSAPYARNPFDHVTDNEIDDYRRTVERKQRPDYDTDISESEAVSAAQVTSPNTAPSDTEDESRDEQRVLRIETKQVPVRSQPEVVLSDVDTTDFLNAEREHADRTKGEHTVNGDHSDAHQSTFSHSSKEGSPSKEVSTEESPKKDKKKKKGLRTPSFLKKKKEKKKDKSATPQPA from the exons ATGGCGGACACTGAGGCGGAGACGCTGCCCAACGGCACTGGGCCGCTGTCGGCCGAGGAGGAGGACCGGCTCAAGCAGCGCCCCGCCGACATCGACGCC GACGTGCGCGAGATGGAGCGGCGCAAGCGCGTGGAGGCGCTGATGTCGTCCAAGCTGTTCCGCGAGGAGCTGGAGCGCGTGCTGGACCAGCAGATGCACGAGGGCAACGACGCGCCGCTGCTGCAGCGCATCCGCGAGATGGTGGGCGGCCGGCTGCACACGGGCAGCCTCAGG GGTCCCAGCTGCGTGTTGCCCATAAATGACATCAGAGGCATCGAAGGCGTGGGCTACGAGAAAGGAGAAAAGATACTGCGGTGCAAGCTGGCTGCGGTCTACCGTTTAGTGGACCTCTTTGGATGGACTCAAA CAGGCATCAGCGGCCAGATCACCGCGCGCCTCAATACCGCCGTGGAGCAGGTGCTCACGACGCCCCGGGGCCTCTTGCCGCACGAGGTGACCGCCTCGTCGCTGGTCAAAGTGGACATGCAGGGCGCCGTGCAGGACCAGggcaccaccaacttccccGTCAACGTCGAAG GGTTCTCCCTCCACGCGTCCGTGCACGCGGCGCGGCCGGACGTGCGCTGCGTGCTGCACGTGCGCTCGGCCGGCGCGCTGGCCGTGTCCGCCACGCGGCGCGGGCTGCTGCCGCTGTGCCACGAGGCGGCGCTGCTGGGGGACGTGGCCTACCACCGCGTGCCCAACG GTCTTCTGGACAATGAGGAACAGGAGAAGCTCGTCCGAGCCCTGGGCCCTCACGCCAAGATCCTGATGCTGTCCGGAGGCGGCGCGCTGTGCTGCGGGGCGACCCTGGAGGAGGCCTTCTACCAGGCCAAGAACTTGAACGCCGCCTGCGAGGTCCAGCTGCGCCTGGCCTCGCTGCCGCTGGATGAATTGACGCTTCTGGACGAGGAGACTAGGAGACAG ATGTACGAGTCGTCGCGCAAGCCGCCCACGGACGCGGCCAAGTGGCGCGTGGGCGGGGAGGAGTTCGAGGCGCTCATGCGCATGCTGGACAACGCCGGCTTCCGCACCGGCTACATCTACCGCCACCCGCTCGTCAAG AACGACGTGCCCCGGCCCAAGAACGACGTGGAGGTGCCACCCGCCGTGTCCTCTCTGGGATACTTGCTGGAGGAGGAGGAGCTCTACAAGCAGGG CCTATGGAAGAAGGGCGGCGCTAAAGCGGGAGAGCGCACCCGCTGGCTCAACTCGCCCAACGTGTACCAGAAGGTTGAGGTGCTGGAGACGGGCACCACCGACCCCAAGAAGATCACCAAG TGGGTCGACGCTAACAACGACGAG TGGGTGCAAGACGGTTCGCCGGCGCACTCCAGCACGCCGGTGAAGATCGACACGCTTCAGTTCGTGCCCAAGAACACCAACCCCAAGGAGTTCAAGCAGTTGCAGCAACAG ATCAAGGAGAACCGGCGCGCAGACAAGATCAGCGCGGGCCCGCAGAGCCACATCCTGGAGGGCGTGACGTGGGACGAGGCGGCCAAGCTGGTGGGCGAGGACGCCGCCAACACGCACACCGGCGACCACGTC GTGCTAATGGGCGCAGCGTCGAAGGGCATCATCCAGCGCGGCTACCAGCACAACGCGACCATGTACAGCGCGCCGTACGCGCGGAACCCCTTCGACCACGTCACCGACAACGAGATCGACGACTACCGGCGCACCGTCGAGCGAAAGCAGCGCCCCGACT ACGACACAGACATATCGGAGTCGGAGGCGGTGAGCGCGGCGCAAGTGACGTCACCCAACACTGCGCCCTCTGACACCGAGGACGAGTCGCGAGACG AACAACGCGTTCTCCGGATAGAAACCAAGCAGGTGCCGGTGCGCAGTCAGCCAGAGGTCGTCCTAAGCGATG TGGACACGACAGATTTCTTGAATGCCGAGCGCGAGCACGCCGACCGGACTAAAG
- the LOC112053720 gene encoding protein hu-li tai shao isoform X3, translating to MADTEAETLPNGTGPLSAEEEDRLKQRPADIDADVREMERRKRVEALMSSKLFREELERVLDQQMHEGNDAPLLQRIREMVGGRLHTGSLRGPSCVLPINDIRGIEGVGYEKGEKILRCKLAAVYRLVDLFGWTQTGISGQITARLNTAVEQVLTTPRGLLPHEVTASSLVKVDMQGAVQDQGTTNFPVNVEGFSLHASVHAARPDVRCVLHVRSAGALAVSATRRGLLPLCHEAALLGDVAYHRVPNGLLDNEEQEKLVRALGPHAKILMLSGGGALCCGATLEEAFYQAKNLNAACEVQLRLASLPLDELTLLDEETRRQMYESSRKPPTDAAKWRVGGEEFEALMRMLDNAGFRTGYIYRHPLVKNDVPRPKNDVEVPPAVSSLGYLLEEEELYKQGLWKKGGAKAGERTRWLNSPNVYQKVEVLETGTTDPKKITKWVDANNDEWVQDGSPAHSSTPVKIDTLQFVPKNTNPKEFKQLQQQIKENRRADKISAGPQSHILEGVTWDEAAKLVGEDAANTHTGDHVVLMGAASKGIIQRGYQHNATMYSAPYARNPFDHVTDNEIDDYRRTVERKQRPDYDTDISESEAVSAAQVTSPNTAPSDTEDESRDEQRVLRIETKQVPVRSQPEVVLSDDFLNAEREHADRTKGEHTVNGDHSDAHQSTFSHSSKEGSPSKEVSTEESPKKDKKKKKGLRTPSFLKKKKEKKKDKSATPQPA from the exons ATGGCGGACACTGAGGCGGAGACGCTGCCCAACGGCACTGGGCCGCTGTCGGCCGAGGAGGAGGACCGGCTCAAGCAGCGCCCCGCCGACATCGACGCC GACGTGCGCGAGATGGAGCGGCGCAAGCGCGTGGAGGCGCTGATGTCGTCCAAGCTGTTCCGCGAGGAGCTGGAGCGCGTGCTGGACCAGCAGATGCACGAGGGCAACGACGCGCCGCTGCTGCAGCGCATCCGCGAGATGGTGGGCGGCCGGCTGCACACGGGCAGCCTCAGG GGTCCCAGCTGCGTGTTGCCCATAAATGACATCAGAGGCATCGAAGGCGTGGGCTACGAGAAAGGAGAAAAGATACTGCGGTGCAAGCTGGCTGCGGTCTACCGTTTAGTGGACCTCTTTGGATGGACTCAAA CAGGCATCAGCGGCCAGATCACCGCGCGCCTCAATACCGCCGTGGAGCAGGTGCTCACGACGCCCCGGGGCCTCTTGCCGCACGAGGTGACCGCCTCGTCGCTGGTCAAAGTGGACATGCAGGGCGCCGTGCAGGACCAGggcaccaccaacttccccGTCAACGTCGAAG GGTTCTCCCTCCACGCGTCCGTGCACGCGGCGCGGCCGGACGTGCGCTGCGTGCTGCACGTGCGCTCGGCCGGCGCGCTGGCCGTGTCCGCCACGCGGCGCGGGCTGCTGCCGCTGTGCCACGAGGCGGCGCTGCTGGGGGACGTGGCCTACCACCGCGTGCCCAACG GTCTTCTGGACAATGAGGAACAGGAGAAGCTCGTCCGAGCCCTGGGCCCTCACGCCAAGATCCTGATGCTGTCCGGAGGCGGCGCGCTGTGCTGCGGGGCGACCCTGGAGGAGGCCTTCTACCAGGCCAAGAACTTGAACGCCGCCTGCGAGGTCCAGCTGCGCCTGGCCTCGCTGCCGCTGGATGAATTGACGCTTCTGGACGAGGAGACTAGGAGACAG ATGTACGAGTCGTCGCGCAAGCCGCCCACGGACGCGGCCAAGTGGCGCGTGGGCGGGGAGGAGTTCGAGGCGCTCATGCGCATGCTGGACAACGCCGGCTTCCGCACCGGCTACATCTACCGCCACCCGCTCGTCAAG AACGACGTGCCCCGGCCCAAGAACGACGTGGAGGTGCCACCCGCCGTGTCCTCTCTGGGATACTTGCTGGAGGAGGAGGAGCTCTACAAGCAGGG CCTATGGAAGAAGGGCGGCGCTAAAGCGGGAGAGCGCACCCGCTGGCTCAACTCGCCCAACGTGTACCAGAAGGTTGAGGTGCTGGAGACGGGCACCACCGACCCCAAGAAGATCACCAAG TGGGTCGACGCTAACAACGACGAG TGGGTGCAAGACGGTTCGCCGGCGCACTCCAGCACGCCGGTGAAGATCGACACGCTTCAGTTCGTGCCCAAGAACACCAACCCCAAGGAGTTCAAGCAGTTGCAGCAACAG ATCAAGGAGAACCGGCGCGCAGACAAGATCAGCGCGGGCCCGCAGAGCCACATCCTGGAGGGCGTGACGTGGGACGAGGCGGCCAAGCTGGTGGGCGAGGACGCCGCCAACACGCACACCGGCGACCACGTC GTGCTAATGGGCGCAGCGTCGAAGGGCATCATCCAGCGCGGCTACCAGCACAACGCGACCATGTACAGCGCGCCGTACGCGCGGAACCCCTTCGACCACGTCACCGACAACGAGATCGACGACTACCGGCGCACCGTCGAGCGAAAGCAGCGCCCCGACT ACGACACAGACATATCGGAGTCGGAGGCGGTGAGCGCGGCGCAAGTGACGTCACCCAACACTGCGCCCTCTGACACCGAGGACGAGTCGCGAGACG AACAACGCGTTCTCCGGATAGAAACCAAGCAGGTGCCGGTGCGCAGTCAGCCAGAGGTCGTCCTAAGCGATG ATTTCTTGAATGCCGAGCGCGAGCACGCCGACCGGACTAAAG
- the LOC112053720 gene encoding protein hu-li tai shao isoform X4: protein MADTEAETLPNGTGPLSAEEEDRLKQRPADIDADVREMERRKRVEALMSSKLFREELERVLDQQMHEGNDAPLLQRIREMVGGRLHTGSLRGPSCVLPINDIRGIEGVGYEKGEKILRCKLAAVYRLVDLFGWTQTGISGQITARLNTAVEQVLTTPRGLLPHEVTASSLVKVDMQGAVQDQGTTNFPVNVEGFSLHASVHAARPDVRCVLHVRSAGALAVSATRRGLLPLCHEAALLGDVAYHRVPNGLLDNEEQEKLVRALGPHAKILMLSGGGALCCGATLEEAFYQAKNLNAACEVQLRLASLPLDELTLLDEETRRQMYESSRKPPTDAAKWRVGGEEFEALMRMLDNAGFRTGYIYRHPLVKNDVPRPKNDVEVPPAVSSLGYLLEEEELYKQGLWKKGGAKAGERTRWLNSPNVYQKVEVLETGTTDPKKITKWVQDGSPAHSSTPVKIDTLQFVPKNTNPKEFKQLQQQIKENRRADKISAGPQSHILEGVTWDEAAKLVGEDAANTHTGDHVVLMGAASKGIIQRGYQHNATMYSAPYARNPFDHVTDNEIDDYRRTVERKQRPDYDTDISESEAVSAAQVTSPNTAPSDTEDESRDEQRVLRIETKQVPVRSQPEVVLSDVDTTDFLNAEREHADRTKGEHTVNGDHSDAHQSTFSHSSKEGSPSKEVSTEESPKKDKKKKKGLRTPSFLKKKKEKKKDKSATPQPA from the exons ATGGCGGACACTGAGGCGGAGACGCTGCCCAACGGCACTGGGCCGCTGTCGGCCGAGGAGGAGGACCGGCTCAAGCAGCGCCCCGCCGACATCGACGCC GACGTGCGCGAGATGGAGCGGCGCAAGCGCGTGGAGGCGCTGATGTCGTCCAAGCTGTTCCGCGAGGAGCTGGAGCGCGTGCTGGACCAGCAGATGCACGAGGGCAACGACGCGCCGCTGCTGCAGCGCATCCGCGAGATGGTGGGCGGCCGGCTGCACACGGGCAGCCTCAGG GGTCCCAGCTGCGTGTTGCCCATAAATGACATCAGAGGCATCGAAGGCGTGGGCTACGAGAAAGGAGAAAAGATACTGCGGTGCAAGCTGGCTGCGGTCTACCGTTTAGTGGACCTCTTTGGATGGACTCAAA CAGGCATCAGCGGCCAGATCACCGCGCGCCTCAATACCGCCGTGGAGCAGGTGCTCACGACGCCCCGGGGCCTCTTGCCGCACGAGGTGACCGCCTCGTCGCTGGTCAAAGTGGACATGCAGGGCGCCGTGCAGGACCAGggcaccaccaacttccccGTCAACGTCGAAG GGTTCTCCCTCCACGCGTCCGTGCACGCGGCGCGGCCGGACGTGCGCTGCGTGCTGCACGTGCGCTCGGCCGGCGCGCTGGCCGTGTCCGCCACGCGGCGCGGGCTGCTGCCGCTGTGCCACGAGGCGGCGCTGCTGGGGGACGTGGCCTACCACCGCGTGCCCAACG GTCTTCTGGACAATGAGGAACAGGAGAAGCTCGTCCGAGCCCTGGGCCCTCACGCCAAGATCCTGATGCTGTCCGGAGGCGGCGCGCTGTGCTGCGGGGCGACCCTGGAGGAGGCCTTCTACCAGGCCAAGAACTTGAACGCCGCCTGCGAGGTCCAGCTGCGCCTGGCCTCGCTGCCGCTGGATGAATTGACGCTTCTGGACGAGGAGACTAGGAGACAG ATGTACGAGTCGTCGCGCAAGCCGCCCACGGACGCGGCCAAGTGGCGCGTGGGCGGGGAGGAGTTCGAGGCGCTCATGCGCATGCTGGACAACGCCGGCTTCCGCACCGGCTACATCTACCGCCACCCGCTCGTCAAG AACGACGTGCCCCGGCCCAAGAACGACGTGGAGGTGCCACCCGCCGTGTCCTCTCTGGGATACTTGCTGGAGGAGGAGGAGCTCTACAAGCAGGG CCTATGGAAGAAGGGCGGCGCTAAAGCGGGAGAGCGCACCCGCTGGCTCAACTCGCCCAACGTGTACCAGAAGGTTGAGGTGCTGGAGACGGGCACCACCGACCCCAAGAAGATCACCAAG TGGGTGCAAGACGGTTCGCCGGCGCACTCCAGCACGCCGGTGAAGATCGACACGCTTCAGTTCGTGCCCAAGAACACCAACCCCAAGGAGTTCAAGCAGTTGCAGCAACAG ATCAAGGAGAACCGGCGCGCAGACAAGATCAGCGCGGGCCCGCAGAGCCACATCCTGGAGGGCGTGACGTGGGACGAGGCGGCCAAGCTGGTGGGCGAGGACGCCGCCAACACGCACACCGGCGACCACGTC GTGCTAATGGGCGCAGCGTCGAAGGGCATCATCCAGCGCGGCTACCAGCACAACGCGACCATGTACAGCGCGCCGTACGCGCGGAACCCCTTCGACCACGTCACCGACAACGAGATCGACGACTACCGGCGCACCGTCGAGCGAAAGCAGCGCCCCGACT ACGACACAGACATATCGGAGTCGGAGGCGGTGAGCGCGGCGCAAGTGACGTCACCCAACACTGCGCCCTCTGACACCGAGGACGAGTCGCGAGACG AACAACGCGTTCTCCGGATAGAAACCAAGCAGGTGCCGGTGCGCAGTCAGCCAGAGGTCGTCCTAAGCGATG TGGACACGACAGATTTCTTGAATGCCGAGCGCGAGCACGCCGACCGGACTAAAG
- the LOC112053720 gene encoding protein hu-li tai shao isoform X8, with amino-acid sequence MADTEAETLPNGTGPLSAEEEDRLKQRPADIDADVREMERRKRVEALMSSKLFREELERVLDQQMHEGNDAPLLQRIREMVGGRLHTGSLRGPSCVLPINDIRGIEGVGYEKGEKILRCKLAAVYRLVDLFGWTQSISGQITARLNTAVEQVLTTPRGLLPHEVTASSLVKVDMQGAVQDQGTTNFPVNVEGFSLHASVHAARPDVRCVLHVRSAGALAVSATRRGLLPLCHEAALLGDVAYHRVPNGLLDNEEQEKLVRALGPHAKILMLSGGGALCCGATLEEAFYQAKNLNAACEVQLRLASLPLDELTLLDEETRRQMYESSRKPPTDAAKWRVGGEEFEALMRMLDNAGFRTGYIYRHPLVKNDVPRPKNDVEVPPAVSSLGYLLEEEELYKQGLWKKGGAKAGERTRWLNSPNVYQKVEVLETGTTDPKKITKWVQDGSPAHSSTPVKIDTLQFVPKNTNPKEFKQLQQQIKENRRADKISAGPQSHILEGVTWDEAAKLVGEDAANTHTGDHVVLMGAASKGIIQRGYQHNATMYSAPYARNPFDHVTDNEIDDYRRTVERKQRPDYDTDISESEAVSAAQVTSPNTAPSDTEDESRDEQRVLRIETKQVPVRSQPEVVLSDGEHTVNGDHSDAHQSTFSHSSKEGSPSKEVSTEESPKKDKKKKKGLRTPSFLKKKKEKKKDKSATPQPA; translated from the exons ATGGCGGACACTGAGGCGGAGACGCTGCCCAACGGCACTGGGCCGCTGTCGGCCGAGGAGGAGGACCGGCTCAAGCAGCGCCCCGCCGACATCGACGCC GACGTGCGCGAGATGGAGCGGCGCAAGCGCGTGGAGGCGCTGATGTCGTCCAAGCTGTTCCGCGAGGAGCTGGAGCGCGTGCTGGACCAGCAGATGCACGAGGGCAACGACGCGCCGCTGCTGCAGCGCATCCGCGAGATGGTGGGCGGCCGGCTGCACACGGGCAGCCTCAGG GGTCCCAGCTGCGTGTTGCCCATAAATGACATCAGAGGCATCGAAGGCGTGGGCTACGAGAAAGGAGAAAAGATACTGCGGTGCAAGCTGGCTGCGGTCTACCGTTTAGTGGACCTCTTTGGATGGACTCAAA GCATCAGCGGCCAGATCACCGCGCGCCTCAATACCGCCGTGGAGCAGGTGCTCACGACGCCCCGGGGCCTCTTGCCGCACGAGGTGACCGCCTCGTCGCTGGTCAAAGTGGACATGCAGGGCGCCGTGCAGGACCAGggcaccaccaacttccccGTCAACGTCGAAG GGTTCTCCCTCCACGCGTCCGTGCACGCGGCGCGGCCGGACGTGCGCTGCGTGCTGCACGTGCGCTCGGCCGGCGCGCTGGCCGTGTCCGCCACGCGGCGCGGGCTGCTGCCGCTGTGCCACGAGGCGGCGCTGCTGGGGGACGTGGCCTACCACCGCGTGCCCAACG GTCTTCTGGACAATGAGGAACAGGAGAAGCTCGTCCGAGCCCTGGGCCCTCACGCCAAGATCCTGATGCTGTCCGGAGGCGGCGCGCTGTGCTGCGGGGCGACCCTGGAGGAGGCCTTCTACCAGGCCAAGAACTTGAACGCCGCCTGCGAGGTCCAGCTGCGCCTGGCCTCGCTGCCGCTGGATGAATTGACGCTTCTGGACGAGGAGACTAGGAGACAG ATGTACGAGTCGTCGCGCAAGCCGCCCACGGACGCGGCCAAGTGGCGCGTGGGCGGGGAGGAGTTCGAGGCGCTCATGCGCATGCTGGACAACGCCGGCTTCCGCACCGGCTACATCTACCGCCACCCGCTCGTCAAG AACGACGTGCCCCGGCCCAAGAACGACGTGGAGGTGCCACCCGCCGTGTCCTCTCTGGGATACTTGCTGGAGGAGGAGGAGCTCTACAAGCAGGG CCTATGGAAGAAGGGCGGCGCTAAAGCGGGAGAGCGCACCCGCTGGCTCAACTCGCCCAACGTGTACCAGAAGGTTGAGGTGCTGGAGACGGGCACCACCGACCCCAAGAAGATCACCAAG TGGGTGCAAGACGGTTCGCCGGCGCACTCCAGCACGCCGGTGAAGATCGACACGCTTCAGTTCGTGCCCAAGAACACCAACCCCAAGGAGTTCAAGCAGTTGCAGCAACAG ATCAAGGAGAACCGGCGCGCAGACAAGATCAGCGCGGGCCCGCAGAGCCACATCCTGGAGGGCGTGACGTGGGACGAGGCGGCCAAGCTGGTGGGCGAGGACGCCGCCAACACGCACACCGGCGACCACGTC GTGCTAATGGGCGCAGCGTCGAAGGGCATCATCCAGCGCGGCTACCAGCACAACGCGACCATGTACAGCGCGCCGTACGCGCGGAACCCCTTCGACCACGTCACCGACAACGAGATCGACGACTACCGGCGCACCGTCGAGCGAAAGCAGCGCCCCGACT ACGACACAGACATATCGGAGTCGGAGGCGGTGAGCGCGGCGCAAGTGACGTCACCCAACACTGCGCCCTCTGACACCGAGGACGAGTCGCGAGACG AACAACGCGTTCTCCGGATAGAAACCAAGCAGGTGCCGGTGCGCAGTCAGCCAGAGGTCGTCCTAAGCGATG